agACCTGTGTTGTCATACACTGGAAGTGGTGGGTGAAGCAAACCAAATGTAGGTTTTATAAGCAATATGAAGGACTTGTTTATCATAGACAGAGGGTTGTTAGCAGGATACCTAACAACCTGTTCTTGGTACTGAATGAGTTTTCCAGAAGATGTACGGATATGTGATACCTAGACAGATATTTGTAactgtatctatttttcttttagtttgttATGAAGTAATAAAGAACAGTATAGAAGTTAGCATTACTGTAGTGCTTTTTAAAAGGAGATTTTatgggtttttctttttctttcatatctgcAAGGAAAGGGTGTAATATTTCAGAAGAGAAAGTGGCACTCTTTTTAAGTCATaagtcagttttttttgtttttttatgtttatgctgATTTTACAATTGCCGTGGTAGCTAGTCTTACCATTTTATTCAGTCTAAACATATTTTAATactcatcttttatttttatttttgttattttataaatcttcattctttatttcttccttctgctttacttcattttaaaattatattttaggcTGTAAATCTGAGAAAAAAGATCCATTAAGGTTTGTGCTTACCACAGCTGAAGGCATTGTTTTCTTCGCAGTGCAGTTCCAGAtatttaataaagatgataattagtcATCACGTTAGGTAGGGTCAACAAGTCTCCTAAGTGGATTGCCTCTTGTGTACTGGGTGTAAAATGCAGCTTGGTGAGAGGAGGTGTACTGTAATCGCAGAGTCCATCATTGCCTTTATGCAATGTCAGTACAACCATCTTGATTACAGTAGAAAATGTATGGTGTAATTGTTTATTGTAAAATGAATGTATGGTCATGTTAGCTGTGTTGTGGTTTTGAGTAACAGTGTTTGTCAATAGGATATTTGTATTCTGACTTCAAGGACCTTCCACAAAGTAAAACAGAATCCATATTTGATATGATAAATcacttcttactttttctttttttttttgtatgagtaaccctgtgtgtgtgtgtgtgtgtgtgtgtgtgtgtgtgtgtgtgtgtgtgcgtgtgtgtgtgtgtgattgggtttatatttgaatgtgtatgcATAGTCTGCATCTGTGTATTTCTGGCATCACTGTAATTACGTTGTGTGACTGATAGGCTGACTTCGAAATACTCAGTAAAACTTAGTATGACTTTTTGAATTTTGCTCTAAAGAAAGCTCATTTTTGAGAACTGGTGctagagaaagaaataattattTGCTTTCATTGTAAAAGTAGTCATTACATCTGCTACAGTCCTTGAAGCAGATCTGTGAGTTAATTATGGTTGGAACCATCACACCAGCAATCAAGTTCACCTCATGATCTTGTGTATGTTTATCATGAGGCCTTACAGGTTTTGAATGACTTGGCAAACACCTAGAAAGGCATTCACTTCTCATTCTAGTAATCAGAATTAAATGTACTGATGTTATCAAGAACATTAAAGCGAGTCAGATTTTTCATTTTGTAAGAGGGAGAAGGTGCATAAACAACAACTTTTGTAAATAGTTACTGATTTTACTTGAAAGAGAAGCTGGGAGACTAGGATATAATAAATTGTATTAGACTAAGTACCATCTAGTCACATAAGCATCAATTAATTGTAAGAAATGGATGGGTTTAACTTTCAGTTTTATTTTGTGAGTTTGCCATTACtaatatatttactgtatttctacaattatttatatatattacttttctcttataaaaaaaaaataaacttttaatcaagaaaaataaatgattggTCATATATTGTAAAGAAGGTTATAATGTCAgtggatatttctttttttgacaGAAATTGTTAAATAATATATGATTTGGAAAGACTGACCATGAGCATTGTAATTATTGAATCTATGACCTGCAATAGGCCATTCTGAGGTATGGGTTGTACCCATTATGATAGCACATTATTGACCAGGGTCAGTTTGACATGGATACCACTTCATTGTGTAGGTCTTGGGAATATTTGCTGCTGTACAGTTAGTGAAATGTGAACACTGTAGAAACTGCTTTCCATTAAACTAGTTAGTAATGAGATTTTAGCATTGTTGTGCATCATTGTAAAATGTGTTTTGTATAGTATTTTATTGCAAATCTGAGACAGATTTCACTGTCTTTTTTCTAATTCTTGTTTTTAATTATAAACAAATACTTCACATAGCGCACATGTGAAACTTACCTTTTGTTTGGATTTCAATATTTCCATCATATTTCAGTCCTTACAGCTGCTGATCCCAGTGTTGTAGACAATGCTAAGTTGACACAAAATTGGGAAAATGGAACTTGCTTTGTCATTATGGTGAGAATGATCTAAAGTCATGTCCTTTGAGCataaaatatttgataaataattttctatcttcctttaaaGATCTGTCATTAGTAATCAttttgcattgtgtgtatgtgtgtgtgtgtgtgtgtgtgtgtgtgtgtgtgtgtgtgtgtgtgtgtgtgtgtgtgtgtgtgtgtgtgtgtgtgtgtgtgtgcgcctgtgtacctgtatgtgtcgAGGAATGCTTTGTTGAAGAGATGAGATGCATATTATAAGAGTGAGGTGGGTGGATGCATTTCTACCTCCACActtaaaaataattttgttgtacacatttttatatgaaattatcCAACTGTAGCTCCTCCTCCAGAACTGGCATATTGCTTCTTTCTGTTAATTTGACTTGTTTTAATTGCATTTTTggtttaatatcaataatgatatagtCATGTACAAATGAGTGAGAAAGCAGTTGTACAtaaagtctgtatgtatatatgggtgtgtattggCATTGCAAACATTGGATGTTCTAAAAGTTTTTTGATGTTTGTGTGAATGAGGAAGGGTGTGTGTGCAGATCATTGCATATTGTTACTCTAGATTTTGTTATttcatatgtgtttttttatgcctGTGCATATCATATGTTGTTGAATTGTAAAACAATGCTTGATTATAAAACTTGATTACTTTTCACTTCAGGGATACTGATGCAAATATTAGGCAAGTTCATGATAGATCATCCCAGCCTGGACACATTTAGATCCTGTGACGAATTTGTGAACTAAAGCTGTGTTGTCGGAGGTTATGGTTTCATACAACCTGTTTTGAATCAATTATCACTAATTTCTATCTACAAAATTACCAGTGATAAAGATGACGAGCTCTGTCTATAATGTGATTCTTTATGACTAAGATGTATTTTGATGATAGAATTTAGACACTTTAGGAACTGTTTGTCATTGTATTTCACTTCTACCTCTGTGGCCAGTGATGGTTGCTGGCATAGGAAAACATTTGAGCTGAGAATGTCAATGTTTGTCAAGTATTTATGGAGAAGTTTCTAGGAGTGGCCACTTGTGTTAGGTCAGCTTCAGGAGACTTCtggagaaatcagaaaaaaaagtatgttttCTTCACATTACCAGAAAGTATTGGATACACAAATTGATAAGAAATAAAGTATTGAATACAAACTATAGGTCAATCTAGAAACTTTTTAGATAAATTAAATGgtatattttttactttgtttagaAATACTCTGTGATCTTTATTATATGAAAAAGCCCAACAGTGAAGTACATCTCTGCCTTGCTGACGATGCTGTAACTAACATTGCCGTTATTCCTCTCTTTGTAACGAGATTCATGACATCATTGCATGTGTTGACAGTGTTCATTCATTTGAAATaaaccagcacacacacaacaaatgaacaaacactctcactcacattcacattcacacatactctCAATCACACTTGCAAGCACTcacatgcataatacacacatgcccactcacattctctcttctttttcatctttttctctgtcaCTGTCCCTCATCTATATATCACTTATCAGTCCAgcactctctatctctgtttctatttccattttcctctcttagCTTTTCTCTTTTAAAACGATCTCTCAGAAACTTTGAACAGAGTCAACACACATATCATTTGCTATATGGCTGTTTTAGTGACAGTTTCACTTTTTTTCCGAAATGTTGTCCATTTTATGTGTGTGCTCAGTGCTCACATTACTGCCAGGTGATTTGACATATTCGTTGCTTTGGTAGTCCATAATTGGCAACGGTTCTTACAAGACAAAGTTTGTTAATTTTCCTTTTGGTCAAACTCTTGTATTGTGATTGGAAGACAAAAACAACTTGGATCTCATCACCTTGTTGCGACTCACAGATATAGGCCTAATAAAAATAGAAGTTATGATGGTgttttatttgtgtctgtgtttatagaGGTATTTTTATGCTGTTTGGATGAAAAAAATCCTATTTcaaaatattgatactgataaatgGAAAGTATTTGTTTCTGCAGGAGAAAATATCCATTTGGGAGGTCATTTCCATATTTTGCCGGTGCCTTTGTTGAGGAAATTTAAAAGCAGTTAGTCAGTCTGAAATCCttggaaggaaaattaaaaacttGGTAACTTCACCTCTATTTTCAACCCTAATGTGTATGGAAACTACATAAGTTAAATACCATGCACTATATAGAGGAAACAACACTAAATCATCTCCAAAGCCAGGTTTACCAAAGAAATGTACAAACAGAGACGCTAAAATCCGACCACCTTTTTTTCAGATCTTGTTACTTCCATGAACTGAAAACGTCTGATGATCTGATGATATTTGTgactggacaaaaaaaaaaaaaaaaaaatccaaacatgtAAACAATAAACAACTAATAAATAGATGAAACCAGATGGCTGCCACGACTTGACTGGGAAGCGATGCGATGCGAGGGGACTCAGAAGCGGCGACGAGGCGATACCACCTGAGCCACCATATCGGACCAGTACTTGTCGTACCTCTCCAGAACCGTCCCACTGTGGAGtaatttgcagaaaaaaaatgacTTAATGCGGAGTTATGGCActgcagaaaaatatatatgatttggtTTACAATTAAATTTACACCTCAAGATAATGAGACACTAACGGAGACtggtaaaataatatttatttgaaATGGAAGTGAGAAGTAAATTTTGACAGACATGAAAATCCGGGGAAAGTAAAGAATCAAAAGGGAAAATTAAACGGAAGAGAAAATATAAGGTAGAGATGGAAAGCAAAACCATGTGgctcgtaaaaaaatatatatatcaaaacgacTCTCAATAGTAAAAGCAAACGAGAGGAAAAGCGAGGAAAGTAGTCAAGAACGGGAGAAAAACCCGTGAAAGTAAAGAATAACAGGCTGGGAAAGCGCGCCAAGACAAGGAATGACTCACGTGAACTTCACCGATCCCGAGCCGGAGCGAGGCGCACGCCAGGTGAGGCGAATGTGCTTCTTGCGCGCTTTGTCGGCGTGAGTGATGGCGGAGCATTCGGGGTGGGTCTTGACGGGGCCTTCTTCCAAAAACTCGCCAAGCCAGTCTCCGGTGTGGCTGTCCTGGGCTTGCACGAAGAATCCTTTGAAGGGAGGCCCGCTGATGGTCACTGTTTGGGGAACAAGGCTCATTAGAGAACGAAAGGATACCgcttatggctatatatatatatatatatatatatatatatatatatatatatatatatatatatatatatacatatataaagagagtgagagaaggaaagagagagagaaggaaagagagagagaaggagagagagagagaaggagagagagagagaaggagagagagagagagaaggagagatagagagagaaggagagagagagagagagagaaggagagagagagagagaaggagagagagagagagaaggagagagagagagagaaggagagagagagagagaaggagagagagagagagaaggagagagagagagagaaggagagagagagagagaaggagagagagagagagaaggagagagagagagagaaggagagagagagagaaggagagagagagagagagagagagagagagagagagagagagagagagagagagagagagagagagagagagagagagagagagagagagagagagagagagagagagagagagagagagagacagacacacacggacacatgcagagagacagaaatagatggatacaaagatagatacatagatagatgggtagatatagatagatggattgatatatatagatatatagacagatagatagatagatagatagatagatagacagatagatagacagccagggacaggtagacaggccaaaagagagagagacagggggtgactattagaaaaagagagttaaagaaaagacaggaagagataaagtgagagagaggggtgaggagaggaggcagaggaaaaataaaatggagagagaaaaaacagaaagagaaataaaggaacagaaagaagaaagagaagggcaaAGGTTTAGGTAGCAACAGTCCTTGGAGAGAggtaatctatatattttttttatatgaatgaaaCCAAAAGCGTCTTCTTCATAGGAGATAAAAATGCCAACATGACtcgcaatataatttttttttgtgtgtgtattgtgtatgttgtgtattgtTGACGGTCCCTTTTTGTAACaccaaaaaaaagttaattaacgAGCATCTTgcagagagaaataaatggattCATTAAAAAAAGAGTGTAGTCAATGACTTCACAAAACTCAAACAATAAGGCAGGCAATTGAATACGTACATTGTTCACTCATTGTTCTTGGACGACACTAAAATACAGACTGCCTTGAATAAGCTGTCTCGCATTCTTGCAAGGGAAAAACAGCTGTTTTGAAACGATTACAAAACTGAATCTATTACGAGACGAAATTCTCGACGATTCAGTTTCCCAATTTTCCTTGAACTTTTGCCATCACCTTTACTTGACTGTGAATGGATGGCACACGCGAGCGCATTtacacgtgcatgtgcgtgtctggtatatatgtgtgtatgtatgtgtatgtatgtgtgtgtgtgtgtgtatgtgtgtgtgtgtgtgtgtgtgtgtgtgtgtgtgtgtgtgtgtgtgtgtgtgtgtgtgtgtgtgtgtgtgtgtgtgtgtgtgtgtgtgtgtgtgtgtgtgtgtgtgtcactcgcTGACtgctcaccatcaccttcacaatAAAACCACTGTTAAATTGACCGAAAATAACAAAGGCGTTAAAttgttaaaacaaaaacaagcattgAAACTCCGCTACACCACAAACACGTAATCCACGAGAATGGCTTGCATAATCTTTGCGATTGGCGCACCAGGTGACCGGCCATGTTGGGCAATTGTCCCACATCTTTCCCGCCCCCTCTTTcgccccattttctctccctcccgctttcaCACTTTATTCTGTTtccatctttttgtctatctgtctggttgtctctttccctctctaacccgtccgcgtgtgtctgtttgtttctcttcatcccccttctctctctctctctctctctctctctctctctctctctctctctctctctctctctctctctctctctctctctctctctctctctctctctcagtcactgaCTCTCGAgtttcactccccccccttctcctccttctctgtaaAAAATGATTATCGAATATATTCCCACTGATGCCTTAAGCCTACCTGGTAACTGTGGGTGACTTCCAGTCCTCCCCACCCCACGCTTGCTACTGTGTTATTATGCACAGCGCAGATTGGCAGACACAGGTCATGTGATCGTCACATGATCTTGCCCCTCAGAGACCTGAACAGCCCTTTGGACCAAATTGGATCATGCTTGGCAAAATTTATCTAGCCACTAATCAACACTTCTTCCTTTGGAATGGGTCCTGTGTACGGTGCTTCACTTTCCAAGGGAACGATTGGTTCCTCGTGAAATTTAATTATTTGCTTGGTGCGACGCTGCATTACTACACTTACTCTTTTTTTCAGATCCTTCCAAATCATTGCAGCCCTCCGGCATACCTTGGGAGGCCATAACAAACAGGTGGCAGTGATGGGGTAGTTACATGGgtgtaaatatgtaaaacaaaacaaccaGCATGTGTAGGACGACTGCATGGACATGAGAGTATTGGGTGTAAACATCGAGGAGCGCTAATTAGGATGAGGTTGTCATTATGGATCAGAAGTCCAGTGAATATAGGGACTTGTCATGTAGTAAGTAGCCAGCGCTCTCAATAAAAAAGTTAAGCGATTCCCACTCTACTTCGCTTCACAAGGTCATCGCCGATTCGCCGTGAATCTTCATTTTTTACTTGGGATGATGCTGTCCGTTTCTATAGTAAATACGTAAAGCCGATTACTTGGTTTCCAGATCCTAGCTGAGAGCTGGGACCCTGCAACTTACATAATGGAGCCATACActcatttttcactctctctctctctctctctctctctctctctctctctctctctctctctctc
The nucleotide sequence above comes from Penaeus chinensis breed Huanghai No. 1 chromosome 3, ASM1920278v2, whole genome shotgun sequence. Encoded proteins:
- the LOC125039215 gene encoding ferric-chelate reductase 1-like, encoding MIAEVAVGALLSILSPVALGFPDGAPIEACILPHANSPNHAGTKPMPHQTEHHQFTASSGTYTPGELIEVTISGPPFKGFFVQAQDSHTGDWLGEFLEEGPVKTHPECSAITHADKARKKHIRLTWRAPRSGSGSVKFTGTVLERYDKYWSDMVAQVVSPRRRF